A genome region from Primulina eburnea isolate SZY01 chromosome 9, ASM2296580v1, whole genome shotgun sequence includes the following:
- the LOC140841658 gene encoding pto-interacting protein 1-like, which yields MGVSRNGCTNFVEPPQAPFPSMTETLSTHADQDYRENFECDDTDVKFKSFLYKMIWDFGLGCVIPHHRRLFGENLDKGSSRGNILEHKAWLLAESGGCRAEEPHSVHSSFRFNICSQDELESMTLSNGCSYSTTVLMVNLDGRFWSDSNSRELRWRRIQSLERNISPVARSLIRFSYTEILSASRNFSKGRILGRGALSWVFRGRVGFRRTAVAIKRLNKEDKESSKAFCRELMIAGSLRNHRIVPLVGFCIDAEEGLFLVYKYVSGGSLEGLLHGKKRGVNGGPLLSWSARYRISTGIAEAIQYLHNGTERCVVHRDIKPSNILLSSKKTPKLCDFGLALWTLAPSVPFLCKTVKGTFGYLAPEYFQHGKVSDKTDVYAFGIVLLELITGRKPIEMKRARGEENLVLWAKPLLQQRGFEKFLDPRLKYTRKNMNQISRMVYAANSCLNYEESRRPEINEIVAILRGKDLAALKRKKGYLTGNNGLIDSCPQRHWAKNDMENHVALAMLGVDFDDDNHHNYP from the exons ATGGGTGTTTCAAGAAATGGTTGCACCAACTTTGTTGAGCCTCCGCAAGCCCCATTTCCCTCAATGACAGAGACTTTATCCACCCATGCTGATCAAGATTATCGTGAAAACTTTGAATGTGATGATACAGATGTAAAATTTAAGTCTTTTCTTTACAAAATGATCTGGGATTTTGGTTTGGGTTGTGTGATACCACACCACCGCCGGCTCTTCGGTGAGAATCTGGACAAAGGAAGTAGCCGTGGCAACATTTTGGAGCACAAGGCCTGGTTGCTGGCAGAATCTGGAGGTTGTAGAGCAGAGGAGCCACATTCGGTTCACTcttcttttaggttcaatatCTGTTCTCAGGATGAGCTCGAATCGATGACTCTGAGTAATGGGTGTTCTTATTCTACTACTGTTTTAATGGTGAATTTGGACGGTAGATTCTGGAGTGATTCCAATTCTAGGGAGTTGAGATGGAGGAGAATTCAATCACTGGAGAGGAATATTTCTCCTGTTGCACGCTCATTGATAAGGTTCAGCTACACAGAAATCCTCTCGGCCTCTAGAAATTTCTCCAAAG GTAGAATTTTAGGGAGAGGGGCATTGAGCTGGGTGTTTAGAGGAAGAGTTGGATTTCGTAGAACTGCAGTGGCAATTAAACGGTTGAATAAAGAAGATAAGGAGTCATCTAAAGCATTTTGTAGGGAATTGATGATTGCTGGTTCTCTCCGTAACCATCGAATCGTGCCGCTTGTCGGGTTTTGCATTGATGCTGAGGAGGGCTTGTTTTTGGTCTACAAATACGTCTCCGGTGGAAGTCTAGAGGGACTTTTGCACG GGAAGAAAAGGGGAGTGAATGGCGGCCCATTGCTTTCTTGGTCGGCTCGATATAGGATCTCCACCGGAATAGCCGAGGCAATTCAGTACTTGCATAATGGAACTGAAAGATGTGTTGTTCATAGGGACATTAAGCCTTCAAACATTCTGCTTTCCTCCAAAAAGACACCTAAG TTGTGTGACTTCGGTTTGGCTTTGTGGACTCTTGCACCATCGGTTCCATTCCTTTGTAAAACTGTTAAGGGAACATTTGG GTACTTGGCTCCCGAATATTTCCAGCATGGTAAAGTGTCTGATAAAACCGACGTTTATGCTTTTGGGATCGTGCTCTTGGAGCTAATAACGGGCAGAAAGCCAATCGAGATGAAAAGAGCTCGAGGGGAAGAAAATCTGGTTTTATGG GCAAAGCCATTACTTCAGCAAAGAGGTTTCGAAAAATTTCTTGATCCGAGGCTAAAGTACACAAGAAAGAACATGAATCAGATTTCTCGAATGGTTTACGCCGCCAATTCTTGCTTGAACTACGAAGAGTCCAGGAGACCGGAGATTAATGAAATTGTCGCTATTCTTAGAGGAAAAGACCTTGCGGCCTTAAAGAGAAAGAAGGGTTATTTGACAGGTAACAATGGCTTGATTGATAGTTGCCCTCAACGACATTGGGCAAAGAATGATATGGAGAATCATGTTGCTTTAGCTATGCTAGGAGTCGATTTCGATGATGACAATCACCACAACTATCCGTGA